One window of the Eucalyptus grandis isolate ANBG69807.140 chromosome 6, ASM1654582v1, whole genome shotgun sequence genome contains the following:
- the LOC104452186 gene encoding ethylene-responsive transcription factor ERF014 translates to MVKRSSDPKIQSEPPKRTSPSSAPACRKYKGVRMRTWGSWVSEIRAPNQKARIWLGSYATAEAAARAYDAALLCLKGSSAASAPHGLNFPRSSLAHRIPDHATPMSPKSIQRVAAAAAAEEEEGGSLDCAASSPQSPCQQSPSPSSSSLASSPSPSPPDHLDDDVVLLPAAEWDDTWCNLEGLLQSPRFLSPMFADGASSDDYYEEAGDIRLWNWNFC, encoded by the coding sequence ATGGTGAAGAGAAGCAGCGACCCCAAGATCCAATCGGAGCCTCCCAAGCGGACCTCGCCGTCGTCCGCGCCGGCGTGCAGGAAGTACAAGGGCGTGAGGATGAGGACCTGGGGCTCCTGGGTCTCCGAGATCCGCGCCCCGAACCAGAAGGCGCGGATCTGGCTCGGCTCCTACGCCACCGCCGAAGCAGCCGCCCGGGCCTACGACGCCGCCTTGCTCTGCCTCAAGGGCTCTTCGGCGGCGTCGGCGCCTCACGGCCTCAACTTCCCTCGCTCCTCTCTCGCCCATCGCATCCCCGACCACGCCACCCCCATGTCCCCCAAATCCATCCAGCGGgtggcggctgcggcggcggccgaggaagaggagggcGGATCTCTTGACTGCGCCGCCTCGAGCCCGCAGTCTCCATGCCAGCAGTCCCCGTCGCCCTCGTCGTCGTCGCTGGCCTCGTCCCCGTCCCCGTCGCCGCCCGATCACCTGGATGACGACGTCGTCCTCCTCCCTGCAGCAGAGTGGGACGACACGTGGTGCAATCTAGAGGGCTTGCTGCAGTCGCCGAGGTTCCTGAGTCCGATGTTCGCCGACGGCGCGTCGTCTGATGATTATTACGAAGAAGCCGGCGATATTCGACTCTGGAACTGGAACTTttgctga